The sequence GAAGCTTCAATCGTCTTTTACTTTTACTTGACTAACTGAAAGCTAACTTGTGATTCATTTGTTCACATTCCTTTAAACACTATGTGATGGGTGCAACCAATAAAGTAAATTTCAAATGAATCAAAACATCACACTCATcagtttcttttgaattacCATCGCCACTACTTAAACTCCAACACGTGCAATTTCTCTTATACGAGCTTACCTGACTTGTTTAGAATTGTCTTTTATTTCAAGGCTATTTATATCCATACACGTCATAGTTGCATAGAGTTTGCACCAATAAATATAGCCATCATGCCAGAGATCTTTAGACTTTAGAAAGCCAATAAATATAAGTTTCTCTCATAATGGCAGTCGAAAAATGTTTactgttattttcctttcaatgaggttttttcttcatttgaatGCTATTGCAAAGCTTACTTCCTCAAATTGGAAATCGCCTCTCTTCGCGTCACTTTCTTTGATAGTTTCCATAAGATCTTTCTTTTGTAGATCCATAAACATAGGGCAGTTTCTTCTCTACAATTTAACAAAAGGGGTACTATGACGAGAAAAATCACGCAGTTACCTTCGCATTGTCCAAGTGTTTAACAACTTCCTCATATATAAGGTAGCAGTTTTAAGGTCTAGATAATATCATAGAATTTCATATCATatatgaagtattttttttttaggtcaaaCAATTTctcactgaaaaataaaattgatcgtTCATCATGGCTAGTAACTTTTTGTTTATCCTAAATGCATCACAATTTACCTCAAATAACTTACATAATTCAGGCAATGTCAATACAAGAGTCATCTTTTACTTGACTAACTGAAAGCTAGCTTCTActcactactagaaaattggCAAAAAACAACAGAATCATCGATGAAATTGTTTGGTCGGTAATTTTTACCGACGAATATAATTTTGTCTCTAATTGTGCCGGTCTATACTGACAGACCTTTGTTTTCCGTAATAATTACCGACGACATAGatttcgtcggtattttacaaAGAGTTCTGAGATATCGATAGACTGACTGTCAATGATTTACCGTTGGAAATACAGACAGAATGAGTTTATCGATAAAGTTCTTGcgggaaaaaaacaatttagcgCGCTTTCCTTGTCTATAAGACCGTcggtgttttggttttttttcccgaCAGAAGTAGCGACGAAAATAGGATTTACCGACGATTAATATTCTGACAGATGGAATCCATCCGTAAAAATGTTACCGGCAAATTTTGTGTCTCACTCCGACATAATGAATCCGTTTGTAAAACTGTTTCATAGTATAGTGGCTTCAATCTATGAGCTAAATTTCAAATGAATCAAAACATCACACTCATCAGTTTCTTTACCGTCGCCACTACCTAAGTTCCAACATTTGCACTTTCTCTCATGCGCACCTACTTGACTTGTTTAgagtgtggttgttgttgtttttcaaagtgttttttatactaaaatgtataaaaataatagttttttattttttaaaattattgttgagatcagcacatcaaaataatttaaaaaatatcaaaaaaaataatttttaattaaaaaaaataatcttttttttggtaGATCACGGTGTACTAAACGGTGcatagaattgttttttatttcgagGTTTGTATCCATACGCGTCGTAGTTGCGTAGAGTTTGCGTCAATAAATATAGCCATCGATCATGCCAGAGATCTTTAGAAAGTTGATTGGTTGTCAAATAAACTGCACGCGTCATAGTTGCGTAGGGTTTGCGCCAATAAATATAGCCATCATGCCAGAGATCTTTAGAAAGCTGATTGGTTGTCAAAGAAACTTCAAAGCATGCTTAGAGAGTCAACCATGCTAAACTTACGGGAACATTTTTTATACGTTTCTCCCTCATAACATGTTCCTTTCAAcgaggttttttcttcttttgaatgCTATTGCAAAGCTTACGTCGTCAAATTGGAAATCGCCTCTACTCGTGTCACTTTCCTCGATAGTTGCCATAAGATCTTGCTTTTGTGGAATTTTTCTTGCACAAACACAGGGCAGTTTCTTCTCTGCAATTCAACAAAGGGGGTACTGTGACGAGAAAAATCACGTAGTTTACCTTCGCATTGTCCAAGTGTTTAACAGCTTCCTCTTGTGCAGAAGAATTCATGAATACCTGAAGACAACACAGTCCAGCTACGTCATGATCATCCTTCTTGATTTACCTGAACCAATGAGTGAGCCACAGGCGGTCCTGTTTGAGAGGTGATTGAATCAAAATCATAAAGTCAACAATATATCACCAAACCCTTGAAATAGTCCAAAGCTATGGCATCGTACGTGCTGCTGGCTCGAATTTCTCCCCGGTGCATCAATATGCTGATGCGAAGTTGACAATATGGCAAAGAAATTAAGGGTTTCTACTTTTGAAAGGAGTGAAGCCTCCTCCTGTTTCTCCAACTGGGCCACCACTTTCTTTCCATGTTCTGTTTTTCAGGTGCTATATATCACTTTCTGAAGGTACTTTCATGTCAGGTTTAGGTCACCTCATGAGAAGGAAAAAACCTGACAGTATGAACAGAGACATGTTGAAAACTAAATCTGAGTGGAAAGAATAAACATATTTCATATACAAGAAAGGTAACTGTGGTGAAAGATCATGCCTTCCAGATATAATCCGATGCCCGAGAAGTTCtttctatcttaaaaaaaagaaagagaagcgaCCATGAAAAGAAGAGTTCCATTTACCTGAAACTGGTATGGATCATACTTGAAATGCTTATGAGTTTCCAAATAGGAGCAAATACGTGCAATGGCTGCAGCAGTATGCTGGTTTGCTGCTACTCCCTGTTGTTCTGCAGAAGATACTCTTGTCGATATCACTTCTCCAGGAACATTCTTCAAAAACATCTTTTTAGCgtaaagaagataaaaaaagaaataaagttaaaGAAAAAGCTGCCATGTGATGACTTCACCAGATATTATTTGATcactattaaattaattagttaaaaattcaCAGGTTTCTGGCAAGACCGCCATTAATTACAGATATTTCTAGTCTTCCTTAATGCATGCACGTCAGTGTTGGTGTTTTTTCCcagagaaattttaaaattactttattGGAACTGTCAAGGAAAgtcaagttttttatatttccttttctgttctttATTTGGGTCTGTTGTCAAGGTCAATGGTGGATATACCTAGGGGGTTTAATagcttgtttgaaaatataattattgttattttttaaaatattttttatttaaaaaaatatgttaataatatttttttaatttttaaaaattatttttgagatgagtatattaaaataatttaaaaatatattaatttaaaacaaaaaatttttaaattttaaattttttaaaaaatatttttcaactgtAATACCAAACCCTCTCGTAGTATGCTGCCGACAGAAAAAACTACTGTAAACTTTATTCCCAGATGAGTAAAAGATCTCTGCAACCCTATGGGCGTAGACAAATTTGCCGAGCCACGTAAATTGCCGAGTTGAACACTGAACTAGCATTATTGTCCGTTTAGGAATACcgtataaattatatcttttaaaattttaattttttatatttttaaattattttaataaattaatattaaaaataattcttttaaaaaaaactttaaacaaaCAACCCAAAACCCAGCTCACGAAAGTTTCAAAAAGCCCTCAATATATTGTGAAATCCCTCTCCCTCACCTAGTATTCGATcggtatgtttttttaatgtttttaaaattatttttttatttaaaaatatattaaaataataattttttattttttaaattttatttttgatattagtatatcaaaatatctaataaaattaaaaaatattaattaaaaataaaaaataagttttttttaattaatttttttaaaaaataattttaaaatataaaaataatcaggcggactaaaaaacaaaacttccaCAGCTGCCCCGGAGAAAATTGTCAATACCGGTAGACCTTGAAATAAATTTACTTtctaataaaagaagaagaagaaggcctcaagctatttaaaaagaacaaaagaaaacgaaagaaaaaacaatcacaaataaAGCATCTTTGATAGCCTGACTTTAGCTTTGTTCAGATATTCTCTCCCTGCATTGCCCATAACATCAAGCTCCAATTAGACAAGAAGGGAATGGCTCTCCAGGCCATCTCAAGTATACAGCCCCATAATCCAAAGGCACTGTTTGTTGTTATGGAttaaagggttaaattgaagaaaaaataattaataagagaattagaaaagaaattatcGAGAGAACGAGGaccatgtttaaaaaattaaagtttttgattaagggatgaaattaaaaacaattgaagttCATAGaagatgcaagaaaaaaatgaagaaaaaaaagaatcatgatcacatttaaaaaataaataaaaaataaaaaaatctagattgaataatgcaattgaaaaaaaaacttagaatatggctaagaataaaaataaaaaataaaaaaaatgaggattaaTACTCAAATATACTCAACTAAAGGGATTGACCTAGAATTCTTAATGTGAGTGCAAATTTCagagaaaggagagaaaaaaaaaaaataactctaacAACAATCGACTCGACCAAACGAAACCCGCATCACCTATAAAGAAAGAGAACGCCATGAGAAATCCAATGACACGATGAGAATAAATTTATAACATCAGATGATGTCAAAGCACTGTGGCGTCCTCTTACattcttgattgtttttcttaatgttttttttttaattattataaaaaactaatttacttCTCAACCAACCTTATTATAACTAAACCCCccttgaaaatacaaaattacccCAACAAAAgcttgaattaatttgaaataaaggttattttagtaaaattaCTTTGCTAAAAACtgtgaaatctaaaaaaaacccttgcaaaccatttatttatttatttattttgcttttaagggtaatgaaaatattttattgttctaaaaaatagaaaaagatatTTACACccccaaacaaaacaaaaataagaaatagaTCACATGGAGAAAACCATTTTACCGCTATATTAGTCTTATTAAATGATTTGATGAAGGGCAAAAACATTAATTCACTATTCTATTTTATAATCACTAttctattttataataaattcttttttaacgCTACAATGAATTTCCCACCCTTGTATATTTTTAGTGAATATACAAGAGTGCAATAAATTAGGTAGTTTACAAGGAcgaaaaaataaggattatgtccacaattaatattgttttgatttgtctACGTGTTAAAAAAACCACTCGCAGCAAATTATTTTTTCggttaattacaaaataaaaatgctaaaagaTTTCCCTGCGTGACACTATCAATGTAATCTTGTCttctattatataaatataactagtttacaaaaaaaaaacatagaggtTGCATATaactatttgatattattactgAATATGAATTTGAGTCaatatattaatcttaaaatctatttatatgactaattatttagttaaagtttcaaattaaattatataagtgcTAATATAATCTAATAGACTTTATAGATTCTATATATCTGGGgggatttgtaaaaaaattaatgatgaaattaatcgagataAATCTTTTAGTTTGACTTTTTATCTATCTTGAGTTTGAAATTAAACCATGTAACAGTTATAGTAACAcgattcaattaatttaatgaatttaaaggtaaaatgaatgattgttaagaaaaaactgaggataaaatttataaaaataaactttttgatgtgactttttatttatcttgagtttaaaattaaatcgtgtgaaaattatttcaatatgatgtaattgatttgatgaatttaaagataacattgttaaaaaaaaaaaaaattgtggatgAAGTTGGTAGAaaaaaggagaataaaaaaaaagactgaattgaaaaaaagagagagataacAGTGAAGTTAGCCAAATAATGTAATTGATTTAATGAATGTGattaaaaaactctttttatttagaaaagtgcgatgaaaaaatattgaatttcaataatatctttttaataaagttctagaattgattaaaaatgattcaaaatactgaattatatatttaatacatataaatacgcatatactatatttttcttattacattcacacaaacacaataaataactgaatatataaaagtaaaatttagatttaaaagcatattaatattaaggcccgtttgtttgttggaaagtagttttcttttggaaagtaaaTTTTGGAAAAGTAAATTCcaagaaagtgaattattttttgatgtttggtagtgtaatgaaaaataaggtggaaaataatttattaatattttatttttcttaagtttattaaaataatgagaaacaaatcttacaaattaaaaatttgaatgagaatgaaattgaaaaaaaaaatataatttcataaattatttcaaataaaataaatattaatcaaaataatagagatcaaatctaaaaaataaaaaaaataaaatatgaaaaaattaaaataataataattaacattcataaatatttcaaataaaataggtaacaataaaaaaaatgaagatcaaatttgacagataaaaaatttcaataaaaaaataacaaggaaaaagtaaataacaattataaaaataaggatcaaaattaatataaaaattaatttttaaaagataaaattaaaaaataaatattcaaaacaaaatatatatagcaataaaaaatttgaagaataaatttgatataatcagtaattaatatgacatttctaaattttttataatttttttaaaatattttccacccaaatttttcaagaaaacactttcttgaaaactaaaataaattttttttgactatAAAGTGTTAtctattagttaatttttttaataataaataaacataaaaaaatttaaaaaattattttccagaaaTAAACATGGCGTAATAAAATTAGTCTGCACACTGGTTACTCGTGATTTTCAACACAAACAAAGGCGTTACAAAAGCAAATGTCCAAAACGATTGCGTTTAGctgcaaaacaacaaaaacgcTGCGCCTTACAAAAAGGTAGTCCTCCTAGTCCAAAAAGAGATGGCCTGAAATTAACTAATCAATAACCCTAGAAAAGGTAAAGTAACCCAACCACGATCCTTACAGTTAACAGGTCAGGCCAGTAAAACTCATTTAGGCGGGAAACAAATCCCCAAAATTTTACCCCCTTCCTATCCCCTCTCTCCGCCAATCCCCTCTCCATTTCACTCTCTCTGCAAAATGATCCATGGCGAGAAGGCAAAAGACgttgtcgttttgaacgacgaTCCCAATTTCGAATCGGAAATCGACAAGATTCGTGGCCGCTGGGAACTCGCTTcgattcttaattttttgagcgtaAAATCAAcaatccttcttcttcttttgaaaaaacctcctttttaaataagtttgtgtataaattttatttaaggatTTGAAATTGGGGTTTTCTTTACAGATATTTGAGCCAGTTCTTGGGGTTGATTTGAAGTTAACAGCAGAGGAGATTGAGAGTGGTCTCGTTAAGCCTAATAAATCACTTGCTCAGCTTCACGTTAAGTTATTAAAGGTTCTTTTCCCccccaatttttatttatctatgcttgctttgatttttctttttatgaatgcagttattattatatataaaacaattgtaAGGCTGCTTTCATTGAAATAAAATCACTGAAGTAATCTGGGGTTAGAAATTCTTATCAAGAtgtatattttaagaaataggTGGAAATCAAAGACACGGATCGCGACAAGAGATAACCACAGCTCTTGCTTTGTGGAACCTGCATGTGGGGGCTCATAAATTTGATagctatgattatttttttctctcctgtCGAAAGTGTGTTTTTCATGCGTTgttatttttggtttaaatgaTGCGTGTTGTGTTTTCTTGTATTACTGGATTTGATGCATCGAGGAAGCTGTACTGATTTTTAGAGTAGAAAATCATGCGTATGGATGTTATGAAAGTTAATTGATTCATATAAGATTCTGTAGAAAGCGAGAGAATAATGCTATATGACATGAAAGTAGTCACATGGAACCAATCCTACTCGAACGGATGCAGCGCCATTGGATGCGTAGGACACACCTTGGGGTCCCAGCGGAGCCAAAAAATCCAATGGCCATGGATCTTCTGTGAAGGGATCAGTGTCGATAGTTTGTGTGTATAACACTTTGCAAAGCGAGAAGGGATAGCTTTGCCCTCATGTAGTTCGTGTTCAATGTTCTTCAATTTCCTTGGAAATTTTTCCAAGTGGATAATATCTTTATAAGTTTTTATGAATGTGGAATTTTCAACAGGGGATACCACCTGTGAGTAATAAACTGAAAGCATCTGATGCATGGGTGACTGCACTTTGTAAGAAACTAGCCACGTGGTGGCCATGGGTAAGCAACTTTCAACTTTCAACTGTGTAGTGAGGATTTTCATAGAATTTGAAATTCGCACTGCTTATTACAGGTTGCTGAAGGTGAGTTACCACTGAAGGAAGCCAAAGGGTAAAACCACCAATAATTTGTCTCATGCCATTTCCTAAAAGAtaagttttcatttttcatttagaCTAACTCAGATCATGATGGATTGTTGCTACTGTGGCATGTGCAGAGAGGAGATATCTGAATACAAGGAACTAGATCCAACTAATAGATTGCTGATTTTGAAAGCACTATGTGAAATCAGAGCTGAAGTAATATGCCTTGCCTTTCTGATTCAACATTTTTCTCAAATGTCAGAAGTTCTTAATCTTGTTTTTAACTGGATGATGTTCTAGATAATTGTATTTCTGATTGGTACTTttgcattaatttgtttttgagtatttttattttgtgcatGCTTGGTTTGTTTAAGGCTTAGTGATCATGTGTATTTGGGGAAAATCAAGTTCTCTATCTGGGTGGATATATTTAAGATGAATGAGATGTTGTAGTTTTTCCGTGTTTCCTTGTTAATTTGGTGTAACCCATTCACACTGTTTACAGCAAGATGATATTGCATCATATGTTAATACTTCCTTGAAAGATGGAACTGAAATTTCTTATTTCCGGAAAGATAAGGTTGGGGGAGATGGAACTGCAATCTCTTACTGGTAATTCTTGTGCATGCTCTGAATTTCATTTAACTTGCTGTGCGAGTGttgataatattgattttaCGTACAGGTATGATGGAAGTTCTACCATTGGCCATAGATTATACAAGGAAGTAAACATGACCAGGGCTAATATTAGAACGAAGGGTAAAGCATCAAAAAATCTGCCAGCTACCTGCTTGCAATGGGAAATACTTGCAACCAATCTCGAGGGATTTCAGAAAGTTGTGGTAAGTTTAGCATTCTTCTTATTCAACTGCTGGAAATTTTAGTTACTTTGTTTCTTGCTGGTAATGGCAGAGTGAACTCTCTTCTAGCAAAGTTGTGGCAGATGTTGCAGCTGGCAAGACTATTGAAACTGATGTCCTGCCTATTATTCAAAAATTTCAGAAGGTAtgcttatttatttcttttataatcaTGTCTTAATAGTGTGGGTGTTGTCACAGTTTTATCATGTGCTAGTTTATTAATCTTTCATGTTGATGATAAGTAATCTGTTCATTGTCACTGTATTCAATAGAAGAAAGATAGGGCcctcaaacaaaaagaaaggcaAGAAGAGCTCCTGAACAGTTTTAGATCCTACACTGCTGGGATTACTCGTTCCTGCCGCAGTCGCAGACCTATCAGTTATACATTTGGTATGATGTGTATCTCATCTGTATTCATTCTATGGCCTGCTTGTGGGGCATATAATCAATATTTGTTGGTGTTTTTGCTTCATTTTCATTGTCTTGCTGAATGAcatcaaatatcaaataatcataCAGACCAACAGAACATTTTTGGAATTATAACTGCCTCCCTGTGGTCAATTGCGTTCCTAAACTTCTATGGGATCTCAATTTCTGAATAAGATGGAGAAAAAAGTCATGCACTAAATGTCACAAGCTaaccaatatttttctttgttttttggtttcaaTTTACCATGGTTTCTTGCTTgtttcaaacatttttttgatCTAAGAACCTTGGTTGTACTTGAGCATTACTTACAATTAACCTTTTGATTTGGGATCCAATATGCAGATGATTATGACCGTGCGATTGATGAggctataaaaataacaaagtaagaGTTGGCTGTTATCCCTATATGAAATATActtttgttgttgctgctgcttcgTGAACTGTATTTCTATATTCTGAATGTACCGACAAAATTCTTTGCTAATGCTGTTCTGAAGTTCTTTAATACCTTGAATGCAATTTGTCCCTCTTATTGAGAATACAATACATAACCTTTTCTAGTTGCTTACTTCAATTTATTATCCAGGAAAAGGAACACAATTGAAGAGGAGAGCAATGACAGGAAACATGTTAAGCAGGAAATTGCTTCTAATGGGGGTTCAAACATGGGCATAAATTCAACAGAAAGTCTTGGTGAAAAAGGTGATTCAGACATGAGTGCAGACTCCAAAGGTAATATTGAAAAGGGAAACTTCTCGGATAGTGAAGAAAGTGGCAAGCTTGATGAAGCaggtaatgatgatgatgacagcGATGATGATTATGATGATAAAATGGATTATGATAACAGGAATAGATCTGGCAAATctgatgaagaaaatgaaacttttggTGGCAAGAACATTGCTCGGAAGTTTGGTTCTCGTTGGAGTTCAAGACTTGCTGGAGTTGCAAGCCATCCTGTTGTGGAAGCTGGAAACTTTGGCACAAAGAATAGGTTGAGGCAAAGACCCATGCGTAACTCTGCCCTGGACTCTATTAATGTGCTTGATTCAGATGATGAAACTTCATCAGAACATACTGCCAGCGAGATATCTGGACATGAAGATCTGTCTCCAGTTTGTAATTCAGAAGGGGTGAGTGACAGTTTGTAAACCAGTTTGTGCAAGTGATTAATCCTTGAGAATTTTGCTGGGAGGAGATATCGATGCAGAAACATATCTTGAAGTCAGTGCATGTTAACagcaagttttgaaaatgtgccAATCCCTGTTATTCCGTCTAGGAATCCAAACTCTAATCTGCACCTCCTGCCCTGTGCTTTCTGAGATCCTGTTTTGTTAGGATTTATAGAGAGAAAGATGTCCTGTACAGAGTTGTAAAGCTACCACTAAGTAGGCACCGACGGATTTACATCTTTTGTTTACTCTGTTTAAATGGAATTCCTCTCTATTATGGAAGAATCAtatgtataattaatttattaacggCTTGTAAAAGAGGTTGTCAGATAATTGGAAACATGGGATTTCGCTAATTTCCGGGCTTCAAACTGATACAATCATCGCGAAGCTCTTTTTGACAGGGTTCCCAACATATCTTGAACCCGCTCATTCCGCTCCTCGTAGAGATAGTTTTACTTTTTCCAGTGCTGTAAATTGGTTCTTAATTGCGAGGGGTTATGGAAGGAAAGTTTACCTCCATTGTATGGCCAAAGGGTCAAAATGACCTTCTTGTAGGGCCAAAGGGTCATAATGACCTTCcaatgaaccaaaaaaaaaaccccttccTCACTGCATGGATTTTACTTAAATTTTACTTCGGGAATGTATATATGATGTATGCATCAGAAGTTTCCTAGAGAAGAATACAGTATCAAATATCTGcttaaagttaaaataaaatcttgaaacGATAGCAGTGATCTTCTCCTCCCAGCATTCGGCAGGCACCGTTGAGCCTGAGCCTGCACTGTTTTTGTCTTTACTTTTTTCAAATCCTGGCTGACGTCTGTCAGATTAAAGCCCAAAAATGTGTTCCCAAGTGGAAAACAGAGGTCTGGATTAAGAGTGCTTAAAACTAACGTATGGATCAG is a genomic window of Populus alba chromosome 18, ASM523922v2, whole genome shotgun sequence containing:
- the LOC118051066 gene encoding DDT domain-containing protein DDR4 isoform X1, with product MIHGEKAKDVVVLNDDPNFESEIDKIRGRWELASILNFLSIFEPVLGVDLKLTAEEIESGLVKPNKSLAQLHVKLLKGIPPVSNKLKASDAWVTALCKKLATWWPWVAEGELPLKEAKGEEISEYKELDPTNRLLILKALCEIRAEQDDIASYVNTSLKDGTEISYFRKDKVGGDGTAISYWYDGSSTIGHRLYKEVNMTRANIRTKGKASKNLPATCLQWEILATNLEGFQKVVSELSSSKVVADVAAGKTIETDVLPIIQKFQKKKDRALKQKERQEELLNSFRSYTAGITRSCRSRRPISYTFDDYDRAIDEAIKITKKRNTIEEESNDRKHVKQEIASNGGSNMGINSTESLGEKGDSDMSADSKGNIEKGNFSDSEESGKLDEAGNDDDDSDDDYDDKMDYDNRNRSGKSDEENETFGGKNIARKFGSRWSSRLAGVASHPVVEAGNFGTKNRLRQRPMRNSALDSINVLDSDDETSSEHTASEISGHEDLSPVCNSEGVSDSL
- the LOC118051066 gene encoding DDT domain-containing protein DDR4 isoform X2: MWNFQQGIPPVSNKLKASDAWVTALCKKLATWWPWVAEGELPLKEAKGEEISEYKELDPTNRLLILKALCEIRAEQDDIASYVNTSLKDGTEISYFRKDKVGGDGTAISYWYDGSSTIGHRLYKEVNMTRANIRTKGKASKNLPATCLQWEILATNLEGFQKVVSELSSSKVVADVAAGKTIETDVLPIIQKFQKKKDRALKQKERQEELLNSFRSYTAGITRSCRSRRPISYTFDDYDRAIDEAIKITKKRNTIEEESNDRKHVKQEIASNGGSNMGINSTESLGEKGDSDMSADSKGNIEKGNFSDSEESGKLDEAGNDDDDSDDDYDDKMDYDNRNRSGKSDEENETFGGKNIARKFGSRWSSRLAGVASHPVVEAGNFGTKNRLRQRPMRNSALDSINVLDSDDETSSEHTASEISGHEDLSPVCNSEGVSDSL